In one Prochlorococcus marinus XMU1404 genomic region, the following are encoded:
- a CDS encoding DUF3721 domain-containing protein, translated as MRSNFRPNIKFEIMHIILRNSKFFIFLFFFSINFNNYSHAHVRGTFLSEEDAEKRSLELGCEGIHKNQDKFMPCKNEKELHIYLRK; from the coding sequence ATGAGATCAAATTTTCGACCAAATATTAAATTTGAAATAATGCACATTATTCTTAGAAATTCTAAATTCTTTATTTTTTTATTTTTCTTTTCTATAAATTTCAATAATTATTCTCACGCACATGTAAGGGGTACATTCCTTTCTGAAGAGGACGCCGAAAAAAGATCTTTAGAACTTGGTTGTGAAGGAATACATAAGAACCAAGATAAATTTATGCCATGCAAAAACGAAAAAGAATTACATATCTATTTGAGGAAATAG
- a CDS encoding DUF2839 family protein encodes MGEAKRREQLGLPPRQKKVELNKSDRFLSWLPITKSRIKKYPYMGVATMALGAIIFLVSGGANSIN; translated from the coding sequence ATGGGTGAAGCTAAAAGAAGAGAACAATTAGGATTGCCACCTAGACAAAAAAAAGTAGAATTAAATAAATCTGATAGATTCCTTTCATGGCTTCCAATTACTAAATCAAGAATCAAAAAATACCCTTATATGGGTGTAGCAACAATGGCACTAGGAGCGATAATTTTCTTAGTAAGCGGGGGAGCAAATAGTATTAATTAG
- a CDS encoding DUF2839 family protein, whose amino-acid sequence MGEAKRRKNLGIPPREKTEDIKLPTLDKKAIQQKVRSTLYKYPIIPFLFYGAAILILIGGLFFVFKSVNIT is encoded by the coding sequence ATGGGAGAAGCAAAGAGAAGAAAAAATTTAGGTATTCCTCCTAGAGAAAAAACTGAAGATATAAAGTTGCCTACACTTGATAAAAAAGCTATACAACAAAAAGTTAGATCCACATTATATAAATACCCAATAATACCTTTTCTTTTTTATGGAGCTGCAATATTAATATTAATCGGAGGATTATTTTTTGTGTTTAAATCTGTTAATATTACCTGA
- a CDS encoding Nramp family divalent metal transporter, with amino-acid sequence MNLTKRIQKSLGPGILLAGAAIGGSHLLSSTTAGARFGFSLVGLILLTNLLKYPFLLVGTRFTASTGKSLLEGFKERNALYLPLFLIVSLITGTFTIAAVSFVSGVLLTNIPFFSAFPAMDLSIGILIVSGMILILGKYKALDRISKFLVSLLTFLTLFAVLSLLFKDSINESLNMSFFEPEISPWKLTNLAFLIPLMGWMPCPVELCVWPSLWMFSRAKDSNYKPNISEAEFDFNLGYLITVVTAIFFLTLGAITMYGTGDGMLSGSGVSFAQKLILLYTKSIGNWAKWIIIPASFAAMFSTTITCLDAYPRSISAIQGLLKGTDFGHMDSKKERNRFQLWMIVHIFASLIALLIARSGGIGVKDFVFAAMTGSFLTAPLFAWMAMDTINSKLVPIKNRYGFFLKTISWIGLIFLTLFSLLFIANSFFGIGIY; translated from the coding sequence ATGAATTTAACAAAAAGAATACAAAAAAGTTTAGGTCCAGGAATTTTGCTGGCTGGAGCGGCAATTGGGGGTTCTCATTTATTGTCTTCAACTACCGCTGGTGCGAGGTTTGGATTTTCATTAGTTGGCCTAATTCTTCTTACTAATCTTTTAAAATATCCATTCTTGTTGGTTGGGACTAGATTCACAGCATCTACTGGTAAATCATTATTAGAAGGTTTCAAAGAGAGGAATGCTTTATATCTTCCCTTATTTTTAATAGTTAGTCTAATTACAGGTACTTTCACAATAGCCGCTGTAAGTTTTGTTTCTGGCGTTCTATTAACTAATATTCCCTTTTTCTCAGCTTTTCCAGCGATGGATTTGTCTATAGGAATCCTTATTGTTTCTGGAATGATATTAATTCTTGGTAAATATAAAGCACTTGATAGAATTTCAAAATTTTTAGTATCTCTACTAACTTTTTTAACATTATTCGCAGTCTTATCGCTTTTGTTCAAGGATTCAATAAATGAGTCTCTAAATATGAGTTTTTTTGAACCAGAAATCAGCCCATGGAAGTTAACAAATTTAGCTTTTCTGATCCCTCTAATGGGATGGATGCCTTGCCCAGTAGAGTTATGTGTTTGGCCTTCTTTATGGATGTTTTCTCGAGCAAAAGATTCAAACTATAAACCAAATATAAGTGAAGCAGAATTTGATTTTAATCTCGGTTACTTAATAACTGTTGTTACGGCTATTTTCTTCCTTACTCTTGGAGCAATAACAATGTATGGTACTGGTGATGGAATGCTTTCCGGAAGTGGAGTCTCCTTTGCTCAAAAATTAATACTCCTTTACACTAAATCGATTGGAAATTGGGCTAAATGGATCATAATACCTGCATCATTTGCCGCAATGTTTAGTACTACAATTACTTGTCTAGATGCATATCCTAGAAGTATTTCTGCTATTCAAGGTTTATTGAAAGGCACTGATTTTGGACACATGGATTCCAAAAAAGAGCGAAATAGATTTCAACTGTGGATGATTGTACATATCTTTGCTTCGTTAATAGCTTTGCTGATCGCAAGGTCTGGAGGAATAGGAGTAAAAGATTTTGTATTTGCTGCAATGACTGGAAGTTTTCTAACCGCCCCATTATTTGCATGGATGGCAATGGATACTATAAATAGCAAATTAGTACCAATTAAAAATAGATATGGATTTTTCCTAAAAACAATAAGTTGGATAGGATTAATTTTCCTAACATTATTTAGTTTATTGTTTATTGCTAATTCATTTTTTGGGATTGGGATTTATTAA
- a CDS encoding DUF3764 family protein, which translates to MTIETTILDFQLSNTYEEYESYMNAKEQQTMFKEMGVKTFYIGKSLDDPQRATVIFQGPENVLYDIFMNPEIKPIVEASGHIYAGTKITRWIS; encoded by the coding sequence ATGACTATTGAAACGACTATTTTAGATTTTCAACTAAGTAATACCTATGAGGAGTATGAATCATATATGAATGCAAAAGAACAGCAGACGATGTTTAAAGAAATGGGAGTTAAAACATTTTATATTGGTAAATCATTAGATGATCCTCAAAGGGCGACAGTAATTTTTCAAGGACCAGAAAATGTTTTATACGATATTTTTATGAATCCTGAAATAAAACCTATAGTTGAAGCATCAGGACATATTTATGCGGGGACAAAAATCACTCGCTGGATTTCTTGA
- a CDS encoding sodium-dependent transporter, whose product MDSKISQREQWTSKLGFILAAAGSAVGLGNLWGFAYRASQGGGAAFVLLYILIVLIVCLPVFVAEMALGRNAMASTLLAPVKLAGKNWYPLGILFFIAPLGIASYYSVIMGWTADTLFHSLFFGLPKNLTEAETFFGSISSGSSVLLGHLLSLVLTAIIVSSGIKKGIEKVTRYFMPILFIIIVILAIWATSLSGAWEGYKTFLLKFDFNELRNPQTIRNAFTQAFFSLSLGIGIMVTYASYLNKKSNLPKLSVGVASLDTLVGLMAGFITFPIVLTFGLTDAISESTVGALFISIPTGLGSYGAAGRIVAVAFFALAYIAAITSSVSLLEVPVSSLMDKFGFKREKSVWLITLFLFLAGIPSALNLNILGTVDSIFGGVLLIFGGFLVTFFMGWVVPGKFNEELSDSKVGIKTTRYLKFMTKWVAPPIIGFGLFISVFDLLKGWVS is encoded by the coding sequence TTGGACTCAAAAATTTCTCAGAGAGAACAATGGACTAGTAAGCTAGGATTCATTCTCGCAGCTGCTGGTAGTGCAGTAGGTCTAGGCAACCTTTGGGGTTTTGCCTACAGAGCATCTCAAGGTGGTGGTGCGGCGTTTGTACTTTTATATATATTGATCGTTTTAATTGTATGTCTTCCAGTATTTGTTGCTGAAATGGCTCTAGGGAGAAATGCAATGGCAAGCACATTGCTTGCTCCTGTTAAGCTGGCTGGGAAGAATTGGTATCCATTAGGAATTCTTTTCTTCATAGCTCCCCTAGGAATAGCATCATATTATTCAGTCATAATGGGATGGACTGCAGATACCTTGTTCCATTCTTTATTTTTTGGATTACCGAAGAATTTAACTGAAGCAGAAACCTTCTTTGGCTCGATTAGTAGTGGCAGCAGTGTTTTGTTGGGCCACCTATTAAGTCTTGTACTTACAGCAATAATAGTTTCATCAGGTATAAAAAAAGGGATAGAAAAGGTTACTAGATATTTCATGCCAATCCTTTTCATAATTATTGTGATTCTTGCTATTTGGGCTACTTCACTTTCAGGAGCATGGGAAGGATATAAAACATTTCTACTTAAGTTTGATTTTAATGAATTGAGAAATCCTCAAACAATAAGAAACGCATTTACACAAGCATTCTTTTCATTAAGCTTAGGGATTGGAATTATGGTTACCTACGCATCCTATTTAAATAAAAAAAGTAATCTTCCAAAACTAAGTGTTGGAGTTGCATCATTAGATACTTTGGTTGGACTTATGGCTGGATTTATAACTTTCCCAATAGTTTTAACATTCGGTTTAACTGACGCTATTTCTGAATCCACTGTTGGTGCTTTATTCATCTCAATTCCAACAGGTCTAGGTTCATATGGTGCAGCAGGAAGAATTGTAGCTGTTGCATTTTTTGCACTAGCTTATATCGCAGCCATAACTTCATCTGTTTCATTATTAGAGGTTCCAGTTTCTTCTTTAATGGATAAATTCGGCTTTAAAAGAGAAAAATCGGTTTGGTTGATAACTCTTTTCCTATTCTTAGCAGGAATCCCTTCTGCATTAAATTTAAATATTCTTGGAACAGTTGATTCGATTTTTGGAGGAGTATTATTAATCTTTGGTGGATTCTTGGTTACTTTCTTTATGGGATGGGTAGTCCCTGGAAAATTTAATGAAGAACTTAGTGATTCGAAAGTTGGAATCAAAACGACACGTTATTTGAAATTCATGACAAAATGGGTTGCGCCTCCAATTATTGGTTTTGGACTATTTATTAGTGTGTTTGATTTACTCAAAGGCTGGGTAAGTTAG
- a CDS encoding protein adenylyltransferase SelO family protein codes for MSTKSDSLKGKLTENFSEFSQLSDYSFMNSLKADPQSTKDGNDHKPRSVYSGHYVPVLPTAIPEPIYISHSKKLFKELGLSSDLTKDHNFCSFFSGDISVADYPMSPVGWATGYALSIYGTEYTQQCPFGTGNGYGDGRAISVFEGLFKKERMEMQLKGGGPTPYCRGGDGRAVLRSSVREFLAQELMNALGIPTSRSLTLYVSRSEIVRRPWYSKGSKYFEPDIMIDNQAAITTRVAPSFLRVGQIELFARRVRNNAHDEALNELIMIVQHLIDRNYKDEIEYENSLESKVIKLASLYRSRLISLITNWMRVGYCQGNFNSDNCAAGGYTLDYGPFGFCELFDPRFQPWTGGGEHFSFFNQPSAAAINFKTFCSSLSPLLSESKQDQEKLDQIEKDFSELMNLELKKMWAKKLGLEHYNETLINEFFNLMLISKADYTILFRKLSEIPDKLDSLKESFYLPINDELNNRWEVWLENWQSVLKKEGDIKAKSASMKSLNPVYTWREWLVVPAYEEAEKGNYDKIKELQDVFSNPYIEQSSETDQKYNRLRPSQYFNYGGVSHYSCSS; via the coding sequence ATGTCAACCAAATCTGATTCATTAAAAGGAAAGCTTACAGAAAATTTTTCTGAATTTTCTCAACTATCTGACTATTCTTTTATGAATTCTCTTAAAGCAGATCCTCAATCAACAAAAGATGGAAATGATCATAAGCCCCGTTCAGTATATTCAGGTCATTACGTACCAGTTCTACCAACTGCTATTCCAGAACCAATATATATCTCCCATAGCAAGAAACTTTTTAAAGAACTAGGACTAAGCTCAGATCTTACAAAAGACCATAATTTTTGTAGTTTTTTCTCAGGTGATATTTCTGTTGCTGATTATCCAATGAGTCCTGTTGGCTGGGCAACAGGTTATGCGTTATCAATTTACGGAACTGAATATACCCAACAATGTCCCTTTGGCACTGGCAATGGTTATGGCGATGGCAGAGCAATTTCTGTTTTTGAAGGTTTATTCAAAAAGGAAAGAATGGAGATGCAATTAAAAGGTGGAGGTCCGACTCCCTACTGTCGGGGAGGAGATGGTAGGGCTGTCTTACGTTCTAGCGTTAGAGAATTTCTTGCACAGGAATTAATGAATGCATTGGGAATCCCAACCTCAAGATCTTTAACACTTTATGTCTCACGGTCAGAAATAGTTAGAAGACCTTGGTATTCCAAAGGGTCTAAGTATTTTGAACCTGACATCATGATTGATAATCAAGCGGCAATTACTACTAGGGTCGCGCCATCTTTTTTACGTGTTGGCCAGATTGAACTTTTTGCTAGACGAGTTCGCAATAATGCTCATGATGAGGCCCTTAATGAACTAATCATGATAGTTCAACATCTTATTGATAGAAACTATAAAGATGAAATTGAATATGAGAATTCACTTGAAAGTAAGGTAATAAAACTAGCTTCTTTATATAGATCGAGACTTATATCTTTAATAACCAACTGGATGCGAGTTGGTTATTGTCAGGGCAACTTCAATAGTGATAATTGTGCTGCTGGTGGCTACACCTTGGACTATGGACCCTTTGGATTCTGTGAATTATTTGATCCAAGGTTTCAACCGTGGACAGGTGGAGGTGAACATTTCTCATTTTTTAACCAACCTTCTGCAGCGGCAATCAACTTTAAAACATTCTGTTCTTCTCTTAGTCCGTTGCTTTCAGAAAGCAAACAAGATCAAGAAAAGTTAGATCAAATAGAAAAGGATTTTTCAGAATTGATGAACTTAGAGTTGAAGAAAATGTGGGCAAAAAAGCTTGGTTTAGAACATTACAACGAAACTCTTATTAATGAATTTTTTAATCTTATGTTAATTTCAAAAGCAGACTATACAATTTTGTTCCGTAAACTCTCTGAAATACCTGATAAATTAGATTCTTTAAAAGAAAGTTTCTATTTACCAATTAATGATGAGCTCAATAATAGGTGGGAAGTATGGCTTGAAAACTGGCAATCAGTCTTGAAGAAAGAGGGAGATATTAAAGCAAAATCGGCATCAATGAAATCCCTTAATCCAGTCTATACTTGGCGCGAATGGCTGGTAGTTCCCGCATATGAAGAGGCTGAGAAAGGGAATTATGACAAAATAAAAGAGCTCCAGGATGTTTTTAGCAATCCATATATAGAACAATCCTCAGAAACAGATCAAAAATATAATCGTCTAAGGCCAAGCCAATATTTTAACTACGGAGGCGTATCTCACTACAGCTGTTCTTCATAA
- a CDS encoding cupin domain-containing protein, with protein MKLKNIIPICLLFIGSLGLPQPSRAEEKIEVIPIIQSSKGLSGKNFNYLEGKPELRLLKVKIPVGLKTPIHTHPSPMLIHVTRGRLKHVRGEEINFFKAGDAFIESNNGGAHYVKNVGKKPAVLYVGVVSVVGMPTAINK; from the coding sequence ATGAAATTAAAAAATATTATCCCAATCTGTTTACTTTTCATTGGATCTTTAGGTCTGCCCCAACCTTCTCGCGCAGAAGAAAAGATTGAAGTTATACCTATTATTCAAAGTTCAAAAGGACTAAGTGGCAAAAACTTTAATTATCTCGAGGGTAAGCCAGAATTAAGACTTTTAAAAGTAAAGATTCCAGTTGGCTTGAAAACTCCAATTCATACGCATCCTTCCCCAATGTTGATTCATGTCACAAGAGGAAGATTAAAGCATGTGAGGGGTGAAGAAATTAATTTCTTTAAAGCAGGTGATGCATTTATAGAGAGTAATAATGGCGGCGCCCACTATGTTAAAAATGTAGGTAAGAAGCCAGCTGTACTCTATGTGGGAGTTGTATCAGTAGTTGGAATGCCTACCGCCATAAATAAATAA
- a CDS encoding DUF1651 domain-containing protein — protein MEPKYSFGCSTSKPNGCLLNPEGSRMIFFEECKNPPKPNLKIHTHLFYTNHLGEPGGYKSSEKLNIYSAWEKWHELHQKGWTEVYYHYG, from the coding sequence ATGGAGCCTAAGTACTCATTTGGGTGTAGCACTAGCAAACCAAACGGATGCCTATTAAATCCCGAAGGCAGCAGAATGATCTTTTTCGAAGAATGCAAAAATCCCCCAAAACCTAATCTAAAAATTCATACTCATCTATTTTATACAAATCACCTTGGAGAACCTGGAGGGTACAAATCATCAGAAAAACTAAACATATATTCAGCCTGGGAAAAGTGGCACGAACTTCACCAAAAAGGCTGGACAGAGGTCTATTACCATTACGGATAA
- a CDS encoding high light inducible protein, with translation MANSNVTTESGGRQNMFPTETRPYIDESVSYDSYPQNAEKVNGRWAMIGLVALVGAYVSTGQIIPGIF, from the coding sequence ATGGCTAATTCAAACGTTACTACTGAATCCGGTGGCAGACAGAATATGTTTCCTACTGAGACACGTCCTTACATAGACGAGTCTGTTTCTTACGACAGCTACCCACAAAATGCAGAAAAAGTTAATGGTCGTTGGGCAATGATTGGGCTTGTTGCATTAGTAGGTGCTTACGTTTCAACCGGACAAATTATTCCTGGCATTTTTTAA
- a CDS encoding chlorophyll a/b-binding protein — protein MSPLSSFLAIIVFFTAILVAYLTKQFQNENLNYSSPNQMKKTNTKTKVKAIEKEKVVAETLNGRFAMLGLIAAVGAYLTTGQIIPGFV, from the coding sequence ATGAGTCCACTTTCAAGCTTTTTGGCCATAATTGTATTCTTTACAGCCATCCTCGTTGCTTATCTAACCAAGCAATTTCAAAACGAAAATTTAAACTATTCATCTCCTAATCAAATGAAAAAAACAAACACAAAAACAAAAGTCAAAGCTATCGAGAAAGAAAAAGTTGTTGCTGAAACACTTAACGGCAGATTCGCAATGCTTGGATTAATTGCTGCTGTTGGAGCATATCTAACAACAGGTCAAATAATTCCTGGTTTCGTTTAA
- a CDS encoding cytochrome B: MTNILLILFFVLLLLLFFYSKRNRRLAQKTTIIPTYVPFLKEQEFNPDISTDNWDLHKLRLEKFRRSQYKGLTFFVSSENRIYYLSEEGDKVYC, encoded by the coding sequence ATGACAAATATATTATTAATTCTTTTTTTTGTACTTTTATTATTATTATTTTTTTATTCAAAACGAAATAGAAGGTTAGCCCAAAAAACAACAATTATTCCAACTTATGTACCTTTCTTAAAAGAACAAGAATTTAATCCAGATATAAGTACTGATAATTGGGATTTACACAAACTTAGATTAGAAAAATTTAGAAGATCACAATATAAGGGATTAACTTTCTTTGTAAGTTCAGAAAATAGAATTTACTATCTTTCTGAAGAAGGGGATAAAGTTTATTGCTAA
- the ychF gene encoding redox-regulated ATPase YchF, with translation MLKAGIIGLPNVGKSTLFNALVENAKAQAANFPFCTIEPNKGIVSVPDQRLQELGNLSSSQNIIPTKIEFVDIAGLVKGASKGEGLGNKFLSNIREVDAIVHVVRCFEDSDVIHVSGKVDPLDDIEIINLELNLADLSQLQKRRERIKKQVRTSKVAAKEDTLLEKIEGELEKGLSVRSISLSEEENLIIKQLGFLTAKPIIYATNLNENDLAVGNDFSTKVQSFASNENTECIKISAQVESELIELEPEDKKDYLIGLGVEEGGLSSLIRSTYKLLGLKTYFTTGEKETKAWTIKDGMTAPQAAGVIHTDFEKGFIRAQTISYQNLIDSGSIANAKTKGLLRSEGKEYIVNEGDVMEFLFNV, from the coding sequence ATGTTAAAAGCAGGTATTATTGGATTACCAAATGTTGGAAAATCAACTCTATTCAATGCACTTGTAGAAAATGCTAAGGCCCAAGCGGCTAATTTTCCCTTTTGTACTATAGAACCTAATAAAGGCATAGTTTCAGTCCCAGATCAAAGGTTGCAAGAGTTAGGTAATTTAAGTTCTAGCCAAAATATTATCCCAACAAAAATTGAATTTGTAGATATCGCAGGACTGGTAAAAGGAGCTAGTAAGGGCGAAGGTTTGGGAAATAAATTTTTATCAAATATTAGGGAGGTTGATGCAATAGTTCATGTTGTAAGGTGCTTTGAAGATAGTGATGTAATTCATGTTTCTGGAAAGGTAGATCCCTTGGACGATATTGAGATAATTAATCTCGAATTGAATTTAGCTGATTTATCTCAACTCCAAAAAAGAAGAGAAAGAATTAAAAAACAGGTTAGAACTAGTAAAGTGGCAGCAAAAGAAGACACCTTACTAGAAAAAATTGAAGGAGAGCTAGAGAAAGGCCTTTCAGTTAGATCAATATCTTTGAGTGAAGAAGAAAATTTAATAATTAAGCAACTAGGCTTCCTAACAGCTAAACCAATTATTTACGCAACAAATTTGAATGAAAATGATTTAGCTGTAGGGAATGATTTCTCAACAAAAGTTCAGAGTTTTGCAAGCAATGAAAATACAGAATGTATAAAAATATCAGCGCAAGTCGAATCTGAATTAATAGAGTTAGAACCAGAAGATAAAAAAGACTACCTTATTGGTTTAGGAGTAGAAGAAGGGGGATTAAGTTCTTTAATTAGATCAACATATAAATTATTGGGATTAAAAACTTATTTCACTACTGGAGAAAAGGAAACAAAAGCATGGACCATAAAAGATGGTATGACTGCGCCACAGGCAGCAGGAGTAATTCATACTGATTTTGAAAAAGGATTTATAAGAGCTCAGACTATTTCATATCAAAATTTAATTGATTCAGGTTCAATTGCCAATGCAAAAACTAAAGGTCTTTTAAGAAGTGAAGGTAAGGAATATATTGTTAACGAAGGTGATGTAATGGAGTTCTTATTTAATGTTTAG
- a CDS encoding efflux RND transporter periplasmic adaptor subunit, whose product MFDLIKKNINLRSGIILLSLAIFFVFITNSFKKNKSKDISDFVVQVEKGILSDSINTSGEVKAIRTSNIGTRKQGVIKEIKVDEGDLVKKDQVLASLDDKDFIYKIEELELNLEKQKSEFSRREYLYQEGAVSKEDYESYKNNYNISRAKLNDAKAEKSFYLIKAPYGGKITAKYAEIGSYITPSTNLSTDPKTKNFIFELSEGLEIVAKVPESDIGRIKIGQEASVRIEAYPSKKYSAIVKKIATRAVKDNNVTSFEVTLNFKDISEEIKIGMTADLEFRVEGNEEKILVPTVSIVTEKGEKGILKVDKNNSPKFEKIEIGISSGNKTSVIDGLEPGEKIFIDIPPWAKKRK is encoded by the coding sequence ATGTTTGATTTAATAAAAAAAAATATAAATCTAAGAAGTGGAATTATATTGCTTTCTCTAGCTATATTTTTCGTTTTTATAACCAATTCCTTCAAGAAAAATAAGTCAAAAGATATTTCTGATTTTGTAGTTCAAGTCGAAAAGGGAATCCTCTCAGATTCAATTAATACTAGTGGTGAAGTAAAAGCAATAAGGACAAGCAATATAGGGACTCGGAAGCAAGGCGTAATAAAAGAAATCAAAGTAGATGAGGGCGATCTTGTAAAAAAAGATCAGGTTTTAGCTTCTCTTGATGATAAAGACTTTATCTATAAAATTGAAGAACTTGAATTAAATTTAGAAAAACAAAAATCTGAATTTTCAAGAAGGGAATATTTATATCAAGAAGGTGCGGTAAGTAAAGAAGACTATGAAAGTTATAAAAATAACTACAACATTAGTAGAGCCAAGCTTAATGATGCAAAAGCTGAAAAAAGTTTCTATTTAATTAAAGCTCCTTATGGAGGAAAGATAACTGCAAAATATGCTGAGATAGGATCTTATATCACACCAAGTACAAACTTAAGTACAGACCCTAAAACCAAAAACTTTATTTTTGAACTATCAGAGGGGCTAGAAATTGTTGCTAAAGTTCCTGAGAGTGACATTGGCAGAATAAAAATAGGTCAAGAAGCCTCAGTAAGAATTGAGGCTTATCCCTCAAAAAAATATAGTGCCATAGTTAAAAAAATAGCTACTAGAGCTGTAAAAGATAACAATGTAACCTCATTCGAAGTAACTTTAAATTTTAAAGATATTTCTGAAGAAATTAAAATTGGAATGACAGCAGATCTTGAATTCAGAGTCGAAGGTAATGAAGAAAAAATCTTAGTGCCAACAGTTTCTATTGTCACAGAAAAAGGTGAAAAGGGAATTTTGAAAGTTGATAAAAACAATTCTCCCAAATTTGAAAAAATTGAAATTGGTATTAGTAGTGGAAATAAAACTTCAGTAATTGATGGATTAGAACCTGGAGAAAAAATCTTTATTGATATTCCACCTTGGGCTAAGAAGAGAAAATGA